DNA sequence from the Methanolobus sp. ZRKC5 genome:
ACATCAATGACGTAACCGTCTATGCTTTTCTGAAAACACTTGCTGAGAATGAAGACACCTTCATCAGTACTAAGTACGATGATGAAACTGCTACTTATGTGTCAGGGCAGGCAAAATTAATATTTGGAGAAATATATAAAACGAATGAAGACTTTAATACTATACTACCATTGATAAAAAAACTGGATGAAGAGCTTCTGGAAAGAAAAATAAATCCAGGGTCCACGGCAGACATTGTAATTGCAGGTCTGTTTATCTCATTGCTTGCAGGAGTCAGGTTCTAATGCTTAATAAGATAAAATATGACAATTATGGTATTTATGACGGCATATCAGAAACCATTGTTACAACGAGCAGAGGATGGACACCAAACGCCGCCCCCATGGGCATCATCCGGAAAAAAGACAAATTATTCGTACGTATGTTCAAAGGTTCTAATACCTACAACAATGTGCTTTCAGAGAAAACTCTCGTCGTAAATATTACTTTGGACCCTTTGGTCTTCGTCAATTCAACATTTACTGACCTTGATGATTCTGATTTTGAAAGCGTGAATATAGGTGGCAGGAATTTTGCTGCTCTTAAAAAAGCCCAGTGCTGGATCGCTTTTGATTGTACGAACACTAAACTTACATCAGAAGCACTTGTAACAGAACTTGTGCCTGTAGGAACCCGTATGAATAAGCCACTAATAAGAGCCCCTAACCGTGGTCTTTTCGGAGTAATTGAAGCATGCATACATGCAACCAGATATCAGCTTACATCCGAGGATAGATACCTCAAACTTATCAAAGCATATGGGGACATAGTAGACAAATGCGGCGGAGATAATGAAAAAGAAGCAATGAAATTGCTTTATGGATATCTCTGAACTGTCCCAATGAAAAGAGTATAATACGAAAAAGACTATTTTCTCCCCATGACAAAAACGATAGCATGGGGAATTACCGGAGCCGGTCATTTCCTTACATCCAGTTTCGGGATATTCAAACAACTCAAAAGTGAGAACGACATCAGAGTGAACACTTTCCTTTCTAGTGCTGCCGAAGAAGTTGTAAGGATGTACGGACTTGAGAGCGAACTGGAAACAATATCCTGTGGTGAATATCTTGAAGAGATCTTACTTGAGACTCAGCAGGGAAAAAGCTGGCCAAAAACAGGACGTTTCCTGCTCGATAAATATGATGCACTTATCGTGACCCCGGCCACCTCCAACACCGTATCCAAGATAGCACACGGCACTGCAGATTCACTTGTTAATAACGCTGTTGCGCAGGCTGTGAAAGGAAGCGTGCCGGTCTATATCGTGCCTGTTGACATTGCAGGTGTCGTGGTATCGGAACTTCCATATGGCATTGCCAGGGAACTATGCCAGAAATGTGATCCATGCCCACCAAGAGATAGCTGTCCTAATAATGCTATAAGCGACCAGATAGACCTGCTTAAATGTAGTGGTTGTGGAATTTGCAAGGAACTTTGCAATTTCAATGCTATAAAAGGCGGGCCTGTTGAACTGAAAGTAAGGGATATCGATGCAAGAAATGTGGACATCATCAAAGAACTTGAAGGTATAACAGTATTGGAAAAACCGGAAGACATACCTGGAATTCTCGCAGATATCTAAGTTAAGAGAACTTCATCTGATCTTATTATCTTATTCCAAGACGTCTTCCAAGTTTATTCAAATGACCGACAAACATCTGTTTTACAACAAAGGACGTTGGAGTTTTTCCACCACCGGGACTGGTATGGCCTTTGCGTATGGCATCAAGCACAGCTTCAACTGTTCCGGACTCTGCGTCTATATTTGTATATGACCTGCCAACCATCTCTGCTTCGTGAGAATCACTTCCACCGACCATGGGAAATCCCAGTTCCTGAGCAGCTTTTCTGGCTTTGTTATTTGGACCATCAGTTACACAACGGGAATTCAACACTTCCACTGCATCAGTATCCAGCCCTTCAACATAGCCGATGCCGTGGGATGTCATTTTAAAAGGATGAGGAATAACTACAACAGCTCCCTGTTGTCGTGCTTTTTTGATGGTTTCTTCAGGACTTAGTCCCGGCTCTATAGGTTCACGGATACCAAGTACAAGAATATGACCTTTGGATGAACTTACTTCCACCCCTGGTATGACAATAATATCCGAACCGATTTCCTTTGCCCTTCTGGAACATTCCATGCCACCTTCTATGACATCATGATCACATATGGCAAAACCGTCAAGCCCGTTTTTGGATGCATATTCAAGAATATTATCAAGACTGGCATTGCTATCTTTTGAATAACAGGAATGAACGTGAAGATCGAACTTCATAGAAGTATCTTAGTCTTCAGAGTTTATAAAGATAATTTAAAAATAGTTGGTTGCGAACGGGTAATAGAATTTTATTGGTTGGGTGGTTGGATAGGATTGGTGGTACATTAGAGAAGATATACCCGTTCGCATACATACAAACAACCTTATAGCATATATATATAGCGCTGCTAATAAAATAGTTCAGCACCAAATATCATGTATTTTAAGGTAGTTTTTCCACTAAAGAAATGGCTTTATTTATAATCTTGTCCCTCGCTTCAAAATCGATTGAAATACCTTTATCGTACACTATATTATGAACAAGACCCTCATCAAATATCCATGCTACAAGGGACATCCCTTCCTCGGACATGGGGAAAGAGAGACTGATCCGCTCCCATTCAGGAAGTTGATTACGTATCTGCGCTTTTAAATCATCAAACCCAAAACCACTTTTTGCAGACACAGCTACGGGATTAGGAGCAAGATAACCAAGATCCAACATACGTTCCTTCAGTTCTTTTTCATCTACAAGATCAGTTTTGTTGAAAACTGTAACAATAGACACGTCCTGCAGTTGGTCCCACATCGTTTCATGACATACAAGCAATTTTTTGCGTATATTTTCCGGATCTTCTGAAGAGTCAACAACAAGAAGAAGAACATCTGCAAGGAATATTTCATCAAGGGTTGATCTGAAAGCATCCACCATCCAGTGAGGAAGATCTTCAATAAATCCTACTGTATCCGTTAGCAAAACATCACGGCCCTCTACATTCAAACAGCGGGTTGTAGGAAGTAGTGTGGTGAACAACATATCCTTAGACTCGACATTCTCACCTACAAGAGCATTGAAAAGGGTACTTTTTCCTGCGTTGGTATACCCGGCAAGTGCCACCAGTGAAAAACCCCGGGAGTGCCTGTGAGCCCGGAGGGATTCGTTGTCCTTCTGTATCGTTTCCAGTTCTTTACTGATACGTATCATCCGATTCTTTATATCCTGTGCATAGGAATCCTCGTAGCCTCCAAGACCCATAAAGCCCGGCCTCTCATCTTTTTTAAGGATAGATATCACAGCTCTGGCCCTTGGAAGCTCATACTGGAGCCTTGCCAGTTCGACCTGTAGTTTGGAACGGTGAGTAGTTGCTCTGGTTGCGAATATCTCCAGAATTAGCTGGAATTTGTCTATGGTTTCACAGCGACATATTTCGGAGATATTGTATATCTGCATCGTGCTTAACGGATTATGGAATATGATCTTATCAGGTTTCAGATGAACGACCATTTGAGCTAATTCATCCACCTTTCCTCTCCCAAGATGAAACTTCCTGTCAGGATGCCTGGTCTGGGTTAGTTCACACAGAACTTCATAACCTGCCGCTTCAGCCAGTTCCCTGAGCTCATTCAACTGAAGTATGTTCTTGCCATCTTCAGACCTTGGGTCATTCCGCTTTACTAAAATAACACTTTTCATAGGGATACCCTGATTTCCTGAATGGTCATTGAATGCCCATCTCTTTAAGAAGGAGTTTTCTTGAACCAAGTGATACATGATGAGCGATCTCAATGCATCTTCTTTCGCTCAAGGATTCCTGATATTTGAAATCAGCAGAGAACATACTGTCAATAACCCATTGGGGTTTATTGTACATATCACCTGCTTCTGTGACGATGGTACCACCGAACCTGAGTTCTGAAACGGTAGCTTCAATCATCTTCACAACATACGGGACGTCAGGGGCAGATCTGCTCCTGAAGGATCTGATGGCTATCTGGTTGACTTTCTCTACGTGATCAGCGGTAACGGATGCAGCAACAGCTGCACATACCATAAGATATTCGTCACCGGTCTTATGACGTCCTGAAATGTCCACTGCTATTATGTCAAACATCTGCTAAAGCAAAGACAGGTATATTATATAAGTTTGAGCAGAATTTTTACATTTGCATTGACACTTACATCTTTATCCTGCCGATATCGATATACTCAAGACCACTTGTAAATTCCACAGCATATAGCATCTGTTTCCTGACACTGTTGGCAAGTCTTACTGCCCTGGACATGAGAGGAAGGAAGAATTCATAGTCCTGCGGAATTGCATGGACCAGGTGATCCGAATGAGGAAGCTTGCTCAGGGATTTAACTTCATTGTATACCCTGAAATGAGTACCGAACTTAAAACCGGTCTTTGGAACAAAACCTCTGCTTCGAAGGTCAACATATGTGCTATACTTGCGTTCAAAATCAGGATCAATAGAGGATGCTGTCTCTGAGAATTCGGCAAGGTCAGGAATATTGCCCGTTGTGCCATCCTTTATCTTTATGACACCCTGCTCCAGCATGTATGCAGATTCTACAAGGGATAATTGAAGACGTTCATTATCAAGAGGTTTGCCGTAAAAACCATCTTCATAGAGCAGATGTGAGGCCTGTTCATCCCATATAAGGACACGGTCCTCCAGCATCGTTGCAGGAATTGGTTCATCCTGTGGTAAAATTGTCTCCATGCTCCCCTTTATATCTGCTTTTTTGACCTCATAATAAGTGAGATCACTTTCTTCATCAACGATGGCAAGCACCATTTGCTTGCGAACATTCACCGCTGCAGTGTACTGGGAAAGAAGGTCCTTAATAGGCATGGGGATACGCTCGGATCTTACGTAGACAAACATCTTTGCCTGGGTCTTGCCTGGGTGGCCCCCCCTTGGATATACCCTGAAATCAGTAACACTGGGCTGGACATAGTAACCTCTCTCACGAAGGTCTTTGTAAACGATGTACTTCAGCTCAAAGAACTGCTGCCTTTTTGAGGCTTCTGTGAAAAACTCCTCAAATGTAAGAGGTTTTTCATCCATGGCAATCTCAAGTTTGCTCTTGTAAAGCAGATATGCTGCTTCAACAAGTGTGAGTTCAAGAACATCGCCCTTTGGACGTCCGTAATACCCGGTATTATACAGCTCATTGATAGCCTGTTTCCCGGCCTTTACCCTATCGTTGACAAGTTTTCCGATCAAAAAGTTCACCTGAATTAAATAAGAATATGTGTAAGAATGTATATGGATTCAAATATTGGACTAACTATTTAACCATAGTGGACTGGAATCTGCAATTTCAAAATAATGACTGGTGTAAGAATAAAAGCAGAACAACAAAATCGGGTGCATGCAGAATAAATTAAAAAATTCGAAAAAGAAGCCTGAACCCTCTCTCAAAGGTAGGCTTCAGTAACATAACGGTGCATCATCCTGTGACTGTTGAAATAGTAGGCTATCATCTCAATGGAGTTATTCATGAGATTTATCCACTCGTCCTTTCTCTGATAATATTTTGGGATCATGATGTATTCAAGTTTATTGTAAAGGTCATCAAGTTCCATCATTTCTACTTGTTCCGGGGACTTGTCCACTTCGGGTTTAGGTCCGATGGCATATCCGGTTACGCCTTCCACACACCCTTCTATCCACCAGCCATCAAGCACACTGAAATTAACGACACCGTTATGAGCTGCCTTCATACCACTTGTGCCGGAGGCTTCAAGTGGTTTTTTAGGATTGTTCAGCCAGATATCCACACCTGATATTATTTTCAGGGAGAGATCCATATTATAATTTTCCAGATAGGCGATCTTTATTTCGCTTTTGAGTTCTTCAGCATACCTGAATATGCTTTCAATGAACTGTTTACCCTGAATATCACGTGGATGAGCCTTTCCTGCAAAGATCAACTGTATCTTTCCGGCTTCATTCACCTTTCTGAGTCTTTTAAGGTCTGAAAAGATAAAAGTAGGCCTTTTGTACTCAGTAATACGTCTGGCAAAACCAATAGTCAGTGTATCATAATCCATATCAGTTCCGCATTCACTGTTAACATGATCTATCAGCTCTTTTTTTGCATTACCGTGGGCTTCCCATATTTCGCCATCTGGTATGCTGCGGACCCTGACAAGGAGCTCCGGCTCATTTGCCCATCCGGGAAGGTATTTATCGTAAAGCGTTCTGAAATGAGAGCAAACCCATGTATAGGAATGAACACCATTTGTAATCGAATTGAACTTGTATCCGGGGAACATTTTTTCAGATATCTGCCTGTGTCTTTTTGCAACACCGTTGACATAGTTGGAAAGGTTCAGGCCAAGGACAGTCATATTCAACTGGTGCTCTCCACCATACTTCTTCAGGATCTCAAAATCCGAATTATTCCCAATCAACTCCATAACAAGATCATGTGAGAATACATCGTGTCCGCTTTCAATAGGTGTATGAGTGGTAAAAACACACAGTTCTTTGACCGTAGAGAGAGAAGTGCCATTCTGACGTAGTAATTCAAGGGCCAGAAGACTGGAATGACCTTCATTCATATGATATTTGGTTATGGAATGACCAAGCTCTTTCAGCATCCGGACCCCACCGATTCCCAATATCATTTCCTGCTTCAACCGATATTTTCTATCCCCGCCGTAAAGACTATATGTGATCTGTCGGTCTTCCGAAGAATTACCTTCAACATCCGTATCCAGGAAAAGCACAGGAACTGTTTCCCGGGTCTGGCTTCGGTGTTCATAAAGCCATGCTTTTACCTTCACGTCTCTATTATGAATTTGAACAGTCACTTCAGCAGACAAAAGCTTCATGAAATCAGCTGGAGACCACTCTTGGGGATGTTCGGTTTGCCTGCCTGCAGAATCCAGTTTCTGCATAAAGTATCCCCTTCTGTTCAGGAGAGTGACACCAATAAGTGGAAGTCCCAGATCAGCACTTGCCCTTATTGTATCGCCTGCCAGTATACCCAAACCGCCGCTATAGGTCGGAATCTCCTTCTTTAATCCAATCTCCATTGAAAAATAAGCTATCTTACGCCCTTTTTCCAAAATGACATTATCCATATTATCATGCACCTTCATGTTCTATGAAAGATTTAATGAAAATGTTATATTAAAATTCTTTGTAACTATTCAGCCTGATAAAAACACTATCAATAGCAATCTTGACAAAAAGTTGAGACCTACATTTTATTAGGATCATTAATTTTGATTGTTGCCATTGATTGCTTTTTTGATTCTTAGGTTGTTAGTGAGCAAACATCTCCGTTTTGATTAAATCAGTATCAATAGGCTAATTGTGGTAGGCTGAATAGTTACAATTCTTTAAACAATAAAGAACTCCTGTTTAAAGATAAGCTTTCCCTTCAGTCTTTATATAAGTTCAAGGTCTTTTACAACTGCATTCTTCAGTTGTTCTCTCAAGTCAGGTACTGCTGAAAGTGCCCGTTTCCAGTCAGGCATCTGGACACTCTTATCGACTTCAAGATATGAATTACCAGTCTTCAGAAGGATATCGGAGAAAACTTCAACAAACTTTTCCTCAATATGCCGATCATATATCAGATTATTACAGATCGCATCGGCATAATGCTGGCGAATCAAATCCTGTGCAGAGCGCCTGTATTTAACGTACAATCCCTGAATAAAGGGCTTCGATATCTGTATGCTTGTTGTTTCATTGGCTATACGGAGTAAAGTCAATACAATATCATTGACCATCTTTGAAAGGCCTTCGCTGATATTTTCCCCGGTATCTTTGTGCTTATGGTCGTAGAAACCAAGATCAGTTTGACATGTTCGTTTCAACGAACTGTTCCTATATACCTCGGCAAGAAGACCCACTTCAAGCCCCCAAGATGCCGGAAACCTTAAATGAAGTGCTATATCGGATGTGAGGGCAAATTCACCTGCAAGAGTGTACCTGAATGCCTGAAGATAATCAAGAACTTCCGATTTATAGCCTACATCTGTTTGTAATGCTTCGATAAAAGGTCTGACAAAAAGCCTGAATACCCTCCCATACATCATCCTGTTTTCTTTATTGATGCGTGCATAATATCCTTTGTTGAAAAGGAAGTTTAATTTCGGATTGAGTATCGGATATAGCAATTTAGCAGGAAAACTCTTGGAATATGTAAGTATATCCGCATCGTGAAGTACAATAGCATATGCATCAAGAGTCGCAATACCCATAGCCAACCAGACATCTTTTCCTTTTCCTTTGAACTGGGAAATATCCAGGCCTTTTTCTTTCATATCTTCAATGACCTTTGAAACACACGGACCATTACACCATACAACTAAATGGATCAGGTTCAGGTTCTTAAAGAAACGAACCACCTCCTCGTACTCTTCTTTGTTGCTGGCAGCTAATGCAATGATAATTTCCGAAATGAAATTACATTTGTTCAGTTCATAAACGATATTCACAAGACTTGGATTTTCTATTTCCGAATATAACATAGGAATTATTAAGGCTGAACGTCTGCTTACTACAAGTTCCTGCAGATGATTTATTATCATGTCACCGTCATTTGAAAAATCATGTATCGTTGTTATTTTTTCCTGATAAAAATCCATTTAACCCCAGTCCCCTTTTGACTATTAATGACATAGTCCCAAATTCACACTTTCATTTAGAAGAATTGCCAGCTCCAAATCTATTGACAAAATTGTTGTAAGCACGAAGATATTCCGCATGTGGCCATATCAGAGGAATTGTCACATAAGCCAGACCATCATTCCATTTTGGATGAGAGCGTACATTCTTGATCATGGTCATTTTACTTTCCCTCAGTATGTTGGCATTTGTATAATCCTCTAACCAGAGTTCAAACCTGTCAATCGTGGAAATATGTTCAGGCAGCATGTGATTGTGGGCCATGTCCACCACCCATCCCAGATACATTTCTGCCATATCCATGTTATCAGTTTCAACATAATGATTAGCCAGTTGACATGTAAAATGGCACCAGGGACCATAACCTCCATTGTTTCTTCCCCAGTATTCAGGATACCTGTTAAGCCCGCCTATCTCAGAGTCCCACAATCTTTCATGTATTCTTTTTACCGTGGATTTTATCTTAATATCAGAATCATCCAGAAGCTCAAAATAGGCAGGTGAATATTCTACTGCATCCACATCGATGACAGTTGATGCAAAAGCATCATACCCTATGGGTTTACTGTTACGGTCTTTGACCCGGATACATTTGATAAATGACCTTCTTCGGGGACTATACAGACGAGTTAGGATGGATTCACGTATCTTTTCTGCCTCAGCCTTCCATTCAGAAACTTCCTTACCCAGAGCCTCAGCCATTTTCACAGAAGATAATATTCCAGCACAGCAAGCACAATTAGCATATATCTCAAAACCATGTTCGTAAGCAGGATATTCATGAATACTGTTGATAGTATGGATCAGGTCCACCTCATCATTCTTGTTCATGAGAATGAATCCAACAGCTTTTTCAATCTTCTCCCAATGTTTTTCTACGAAAGCCCTGTCTGCCATCTCATCAAAAAAGGAGGCACCAGTAGCTTCAAAATATTTACCGAGGGCAAAGAGCACAAGACCATTACCGTCTATTTGAAGGTCCTTATAACTTGCATCATTACCATCGACGTCATACCTCTGGGAGAATTCCCCGAGTGGTTTCTGTGCATTAAGAACGAATTCAAGAGCTTTTTTTGCCTCATCCAGCATCCCGGCAGCTACAGCCCCAAGAATATCCACAGAATGGTCTCTTGGGTATATGAACGGATAACGTGTACCTGGCGGACTTGCATAAAATCCACCATTTTCATGTTGGTTCTCTTTTAAAATCTGGATGCTGTTTTCATATATCTTGAGAGCTTCGGAATAATTCAAGATGCTCACTCCTTTTCAAGATATTCTATCCTATATATACAAAAAGAACGGTCAAGCAGTTCACTTACCTGTTCTTTTGTCATCCTGGTCTTTTCAATGGCTTCTTCGTTGTACACTTTTACATTGCTCATAACTGACTTACTGCCTACATTGTATATCCTTGTATCAGCAAGCTCAGCGCGACGTTTGCTGTAGCTGTTATGAAGTATGCCAATCACGCTTGAAAGAGCAGGAAAATTCCATGGTTCATCAGATTCTTCTTTCAGCTTATTTACAAAATTGATAAGTGCATTGAACTGGGAAGGTGTTTCACCATAGATGTTGTTGAAATCAATTAATTCGTTGCCAAAAGGACAAATCGGTAAATAGTTTATATCATCTTCCCAGGCCCCTTCAAATCCCGGTCCTTCGATATCAGCAAGTTTGATACCAATAGAAGTCATCCATTGGTATGTCTTTTGGACACCTGCAATGTCCACCATTTCCACAATACCAATTAAGAATGCTTTAGGAAGTATATTCTTTAATCGAATCATCTTCTACCCCATCTTCGTGATGATTTCGGCACAATCTACATTGATGGCCCTACCCATAAGCCCGGAAGCTATGGATTATCAAAGTCAAATGCTAAGTCTCCCAAATATATATTCTGCATTGACCGTATAAATAATGATAAGCAACAACTCACGAAAATGAACTTGAATAATATATTACAAGTAAAAACAACACAAAAAAATAACAATGTCCATGATCATTTTACCAGACCTGATATCGCCATATTCCATCCCACAGGGCCGACACCTCCAACCCTGTTGACCCTCTCATCCGTGATATTTGAATCATATTTCCCACCTGGTTTCTGCACAAGAAAAGCAATATCCACCACTTTTAGCATGGGATAGTCATTAAGACTATCACCAAGTCCAACAGTTTTTACATCCCCGAATTGTTTCCGATATATCTGTGTGAGAATTCGAACCGCTTTTCCCTTATCGTTGTCACCGATTATGTGCCAGTACCTTCCGCCACGTGTATAGTTGAGTCCCTTTGCCCTGATATCCCTAATTAACTTCTCAGCATCGCTTTCGTCACCATCCAGTTTGAAAGCTTCATCATACTCCCGCTGCTTCGCAAGACAGGCAGACTCTTGATCAAGCCCGGTATCCTCGCTCACCCCTACATCAGTCATGTCACCAAAACCCATTACATCAAACCCCCCTGATGCCGCTATATTCAACAACACGTTCCTCAGTAGATTGTAATCCGTACCAAGCTCAATTATATCATACTTATCCGTGGACCTGGAAGAAACAAAGTCCACATCAAAATACCCATGTGGAATAAAAATAGCTCCTCCATTCTCAGATATGAAAGGATGTACAATATCCAGCTTATCCACATAGACCTCAATCTCTGCTCTGGTCTTGCTGGTACAGAATATAAGCGGTATGTCTTTTTCCTTTAATTGGTTAATTGCTGGCAGTGCTGCCTCGTACGAGTATGTATCGTGATCTACCAAGGTGCCGTCAAGGTCTGTAAAAACGATGTATTGCATGTATCCAACTCCCAAAAATGGTTATGATAATATTTTGGAGGGAATTGTTGTTAAAATGATTGAATGAGAAATAAAATTGATTTTATTTAATCTGAAGCACAAAATCAACAAAACTCCCCGCGAACTCCCTGTAAGAACTCGCAACCAGATGAGCATAGCATCCCAGCGTATTGTTCACCGTAAGCCCGTCCCAACCATCAATTATTCCAGTACCTCTGGAAAGTTTGATAGCGAACTTCGCGTCTTTAGGGATATCGGTAACTTCAGAGTGGTGGAATTCATGACCACGGAAAGAGTTTCCTGTTTTACCAATAACAGAATCCACAGCAAGTGAACCAATATTATAGCTGACCACGCGCTTGTGACCCATTAAAGTATGACCTGGAAGTGCACCGACCATGTCGTGTGTGGATTCAGGCATCTCGGCCATGTTATGAGCTCCCTGTCCTTTAACACCTGTGCTGAGTTTCTCGGTCAGGTACATGAGACCGCCACATTCAGCATAGATAGGCAGACCGGAGAGTGACGCATCAAGGATATCCTCACGCATTGAGACATTATTCTCGAGTTCTGCGGCGAAAAGTTCGGGGTAGCCGCCGCCAAGATACAGACCGTCGACATCCGGAAGTTTTTTGTCATGGATAGGGCTGAAGTATTTTATCTCAGCTCCTGCCATTTCAAGCAATTCAAGATTGTCATGATAATAGAAATTAAAAGCTTCATCAAGGGCAACACCGATTACCGGACGCTCGCCTTCAATTTCACGGGGCGTAAAAACAGTCTTTGGCGGACGCTCAAGAGCAGGAGCTGTGTGAGCCATTTCCAGCAGACGGTCTATCTGGATGCCATCTTTAATAGTAGTTTTAATGAAATCTATCCTTTCATCGTAATTATCAGCCCGGCGGCGTTCCTCTATTGCAGGAACAAGACCAAGGTGCCTCATGGATATCTTCATTGAATTATTGCGGCGGATAACACCAATAACAGGAATACCTGTATAGTGTTCAATGGCCTCGGTGGCTTTTTTCTCATGCCTGGGGCCGCCTATGTTGTTGAGGATAACACCGGTTATGTGCACATCCTTATCGAAGTCCTTGAAACCATTTACAAGGGCCGCAGCAGAGCGGGTAATGCTCCTTGCATTGATAATAAGAATTACAGAACATTTCAGTATCTTGGCTATCTGTGCAGTGCTGCCTGTATCCGTAAAGCTGTCAAAGCCTTCATACAGGCCACGTACACCTTCGATGATGGCAATATCAGCATCACCGTCAGCCTCTGTACCATGTATGAAAACATCCCGCACACCTTCTTCATCCATCAGGAAACCATCGATATTACGAGCTCTGCGGCCTGTAATTTCAGAATAGTAACTGGGATCTATGTAATCCAGTCCCACTTTATACGGCTGGACCTTATACCCGGCCTCAGTAAGAGCCGCAAGCAGACCAATGGTAATAGTAGTCTTGCCTGAGGAAGAACTGCCTGCGGACAGGAGTATCCTCGGTATTTCTTTTGTTTCCGGTTTCGAAGGTGTGTCGGACATTGCGATCAACCTTTAACGTGTAAGTTCACGTAGCCGTTCATCTTCAAGAGCTGAAGGCATAACTGAACCCTCATTGGACATGATGGTATGCGCAAGTTCACGATAAACACCTGCAACAGGTGAATCAGGGGCTTTTTCAAGCACAGAGAAACCATCCCTTTCACAATCCTGGACGATCTGTTCCTTTGGAATGAAAGCCATGAGTTTGCTGCCGATCT
Encoded proteins:
- a CDS encoding dihydromethanopterin reductase (acceptor), which translates into the protein MTKTIAWGITGAGHFLTSSFGIFKQLKSENDIRVNTFLSSAAEEVVRMYGLESELETISCGEYLEEILLETQQGKSWPKTGRFLLDKYDALIVTPATSNTVSKIAHGTADSLVNNAVAQAVKGSVPVYIVPVDIAGVVVSELPYGIARELCQKCDPCPPRDSCPNNAISDQIDLLKCSGCGICKELCNFNAIKGGPVELKVRDIDARNVDIIKELEGITVLEKPEDIPGILADI
- a CDS encoding PHP domain-containing protein, with protein sequence MKFDLHVHSCYSKDSNASLDNILEYASKNGLDGFAICDHDVIEGGMECSRRAKEIGSDIIVIPGVEVSSSKGHILVLGIREPIEPGLSPEETIKKARQQGAVVVIPHPFKMTSHGIGYVEGLDTDAVEVLNSRCVTDGPNNKARKAAQELGFPMVGGSDSHEAEMVGRSYTNIDAESGTVEAVLDAIRKGHTSPGGGKTPTSFVVKQMFVGHLNKLGRRLGIR
- the endA gene encoding tRNA-intron lyase yields the protein MIGKLVNDRVKAGKQAINELYNTGYYGRPKGDVLELTLVEAAYLLYKSKLEIAMDEKPLTFEEFFTEASKRQQFFELKYIVYKDLRERGYYVQPSVTDFRVYPRGGHPGKTQAKMFVYVRSERIPMPIKDLLSQYTAAVNVRKQMVLAIVDEESDLTYYEVKKADIKGSMETILPQDEPIPATMLEDRVLIWDEQASHLLYEDGFYGKPLDNERLQLSLVESAYMLEQGVIKIKDGTTGNIPDLAEFSETASSIDPDFERKYSTYVDLRSRGFVPKTGFKFGTHFRVYNEVKSLSKLPHSDHLVHAIPQDYEFFLPLMSRAVRLANSVRKQMLYAVEFTSGLEYIDIGRIKM
- a CDS encoding DUF2209 domain-containing protein; translation: MFDIIAVDISGRHKTGDEYLMVCAAVAASVTADHVEKVNQIAIRSFRSRSAPDVPYVVKMIEATVSELRFGGTIVTEAGDMYNKPQWVIDSMFSADFKYQESLSERRCIEIAHHVSLGSRKLLLKEMGIQ
- the glgP gene encoding alpha-glucan family phosphorylase, translated to MDNVILEKGRKIAYFSMEIGLKKEIPTYSGGLGILAGDTIRASADLGLPLIGVTLLNRRGYFMQKLDSAGRQTEHPQEWSPADFMKLLSAEVTVQIHNRDVKVKAWLYEHRSQTRETVPVLFLDTDVEGNSSEDRQITYSLYGGDRKYRLKQEMILGIGGVRMLKELGHSITKYHMNEGHSSLLALELLRQNGTSLSTVKELCVFTTHTPIESGHDVFSHDLVMELIGNNSDFEILKKYGGEHQLNMTVLGLNLSNYVNGVAKRHRQISEKMFPGYKFNSITNGVHSYTWVCSHFRTLYDKYLPGWANEPELLVRVRSIPDGEIWEAHGNAKKELIDHVNSECGTDMDYDTLTIGFARRITEYKRPTFIFSDLKRLRKVNEAGKIQLIFAGKAHPRDIQGKQFIESIFRYAEELKSEIKIAYLENYNMDLSLKIISGVDIWLNNPKKPLEASGTSGMKAAHNGVVNFSVLDGWWIEGCVEGVTGYAIGPKPEVDKSPEQVEMMELDDLYNKLEYIMIPKYYQRKDEWINLMNNSIEMIAYYFNSHRMMHRYVTEAYL
- the hflX gene encoding GTPase HflX yields the protein MKSVILVKRNDPRSEDGKNILQLNELRELAEAAGYEVLCELTQTRHPDRKFHLGRGKVDELAQMVVHLKPDKIIFHNPLSTMQIYNISEICRCETIDKFQLILEIFATRATTHRSKLQVELARLQYELPRARAVISILKKDERPGFMGLGGYEDSYAQDIKNRMIRISKELETIQKDNESLRAHRHSRGFSLVALAGYTNAGKSTLFNALVGENVESKDMLFTTLLPTTRCLNVEGRDVLLTDTVGFIEDLPHWMVDAFRSTLDEIFLADVLLLVVDSSEDPENIRKKLLVCHETMWDQLQDVSIVTVFNKTDLVDEKELKERMLDLGYLAPNPVAVSAKSGFGFDDLKAQIRNQLPEWERISLSFPMSEEGMSLVAWIFDEGLVHNIVYDKGISIDFEARDKIINKAISLVEKLP
- a CDS encoding DUF447 domain-containing protein, producing MLNKIKYDNYGIYDGISETIVTTSRGWTPNAAPMGIIRKKDKLFVRMFKGSNTYNNVLSEKTLVVNITLDPLVFVNSTFTDLDDSDFESVNIGGRNFAALKKAQCWIAFDCTNTKLTSEALVTELVPVGTRMNKPLIRAPNRGLFGVIEACIHATRYQLTSEDRYLKLIKAYGDIVDKCGGDNEKEAMKLLYGYL